The Prunus persica cultivar Lovell chromosome G8, Prunus_persica_NCBIv2, whole genome shotgun sequence genome includes a region encoding these proteins:
- the LOC109950841 gene encoding uncharacterized protein LOC109950841 has protein sequence MQVEQEQANKEKDKSELLSTSTSLTAESWRKVEDALMCKVFAMTLRGATQDWFHTLPSRSISSFKELALVFTKEYTSYWTIKKDPNHLFNLCKKHGKSLRDYIKKFKVEKANIVGYDDRIASFAFKKSLPAEHDQYYELTITSSQTLAEILVIVERYML, from the exons ATGCAGGTCGAGCAGGAGCAAGCAAACAAGGAGAAGGATAAGAGTGAGTTGCTCAGCACATCGACTTCACTCACGGCTGAATCATGGAGG AAGGTCGAAGATGCGCTGATGTGCaaggtgtttgcaatgacCTTACGAGGAGCAACCCAGGATTGGTTCCATACCCTGCCATCCAGGTCGATTAGCAGCTTCAAGGAGTTAGCTTTAGTCTTCACCAAGGAGTACACTTCTTATTGGACCATCAAAAAGGACCCTAACCACCTGTTCAACCTGTGCAAGAAGCATGGTAAGTCCCTTCGAGACtacatcaaaaaatttaaggtggaGAAAGCTAACATTGTGGGATACGATGACCGAATCGCATCATTTGCCTTTAAGAAGAGTCTACCGGCCGAGCACGACCAATATTACGAGCTAACTATCACTTCTAGCCAAACTCTGGCAGAGATCTTAGTGATTGTGGAACGCTACATGCTCTAG